Proteins encoded together in one Zonotrichia leucophrys gambelii isolate GWCS_2022_RI chromosome 1, RI_Zleu_2.0, whole genome shotgun sequence window:
- the LOC135444530 gene encoding zinc finger protein 318-like, translated as MVSPTPPPPPPGARDRWSGPRRRARALAAVMWRGPPRALRARRTASLAMPRGPRGVRAGRARPGRGRSGGKSARDGNGDSGNSGSGHASPVDPHVFSGPDGADTLAGMETWSRQSLK; from the exons aTGGTTTCGCCCACGCCCCCCCCGCCTCCCCCGGGAGCCCGTGACAGGTGGAGCGGGCCCCGCCGGCGCGCGCGCGCCCTCGCGGCCGTCATGTGGCGCGGGCCGCCGCGCGCGCTTCGCGCGAGACGCACGGCAAGTCTCGCGATGCCTCGAGGGCCTCGGGGCGTGAGGGCGGGgagggcccggcccggccgcggccgGAGCGGCGGGAAAAGCGCGAGGGACGGGAATGGCGACAGCGGGAATTCGGGCTCTGGGCACGCCTCGCCT GTGGATCCTCACGTGTTTTCTGGTCCTGATGGTGCAGACACATTGGCAGGAATGGAGACCTGGTCAAGGCAAAGTCTTAAATAA